A genomic region of Bactrocera dorsalis isolate Fly_Bdor chromosome 3, ASM2337382v1, whole genome shotgun sequence contains the following coding sequences:
- the LOC105231237 gene encoding UDP-glycosyltransferase UGT5 isoform X5, with translation MVTMITAYTLAPLRLGSNYTEILIEPVYDYRKDGNGNTGSNTIFDMSNNDITDFMNMMKAICIGSTEHALKQPKVQAIINAEQTQGVYDLLLVEQFYQDAFLALAHIYNVPVVSTATFAKEHYMSQMFGVVTPWSYVPHGSLPLTDRMSFWQRLQNAYHILNTDYSREFKYFPKVDALIAKYFGHLPIKFPSASAMDKNLSAILINNYTPLSTAGPTMDNMVNVGGMHIYPPKALPSELQTFLDEAEHGAIYFSLGSQVESKDMPAEKLRLFLDVFCGLQQRVLWKFENESITNLPPNVMVKKWMPQSDILAHPNVRVFITHGGLLGTQEGVHYAVPMLGMPFYCDQHLNLKKAELGGYAVTLDFHTLTRESLQAGLLQLLHNNTYRDNIRRISNIFHDRPMGARETALYWIDYVIRHKGAPHLRAAGLDLKWYQFYLLDVVALCLAAALLLLSIAYVLVSWLLRSLGSKQQKQKLL, from the exons ATG GTAACCATGATAACGGCTTACACGCTGGCGCCGCTACGTCTGGGCAGCAATTATACAGAGATACTCATCGAACCGGTTTACGATTATCGAAAGGACG GCAATGGTAACACCGGCAGCAACACTATATTCGATATGTCAAACAATGACATAACGGACTTTATGAATATGATGAAAGCGATTTGCATCGGCAGCACTGAACATGCGCTCAAACAGCCGAAGGTGCAAGCAATCATTAATGCCGAACAAACACAGGGTGTCTACGATCTCTTGCTGGTCGAACAGTTCTATCAGGATGCCTTCCTCGCTTTGGCCCACATTTACAATGTGCCGGTGGTGAGCACTGCCACCTTCGCCAAGGAGCATTATATGAGTCAGATGTTCGGTGTAGTAACGCCGTGGTCGTATGTGCCGCATGGCTCACTGCCACTCACGGATCGCATGAGCTTCTGGCAGCGTCTGCAGAATGCCTATCACATACTGAATACCGATTACAGTCGCGAGTTTAAATACTTTCCGAAGGTGGACGCGTTGATCGCGAAGTACTTTGGACATTTGCCAA TTAAGTTCCCCAGCGCCTCCGCCATGGATAAGAATCTCTCCGCCATACTGATTAACAACTACACACCGTTATCAACTGCCGGTCCAACCATGGACAATATGGTTAATGTGGGCGGCATGCATATATATCCACCCAAAGCCCTGCCATCTGAGTTGCAGACCTTTTTAGACGAAGCTGAGCATGGCGCCATCTACTTCAGCTTGGGCAGTCAAGTGGAGAGTAAGGATATGCCAGCTGAGAAATTGCGTCTCTTCCTCGATGTCTTTTGCGGCTTGCAACAGCGTGTGCTGTGGAAATTCGAAAATGAGAGCATCACAAATTTGCCACCGAATGTTATGGTGAAAAAGTGGATGCCACAGAGTGACATActggcacaccctaatgtacgcGTATTCATCACGCACGGCGGTTTACTTGGCACACAGGAAGGTGTGCACTACGCAGTGCCTATGCTGGGCATGCCCTTCTACTGCGATCAG CACCTCAATTTGAAGAAGGCGGAGCTGGGCGGCTACGCTGTAACACTGGATTTTCACACGCTCACGCGTGAATCTCTGCAGGCTGGTCTGCTGCAATTGCTGCACAACAACACATATCGTGACAACATTAGAAGAATATCAAACATCTTCCACGATCGTCCAATGGGCGCACGTGAGACTGCGCTCTACTGGATCGATTACGTCATACGCCACAAGGGCGCACCGCATCTGCGCGCTGCCGGCTTGGATTTGAAGTGGTATCAATTCTATCTGCTGGACGTGGTTGCTCTCTGTTTGGCTGCCGCTTTATTGTTGCTAAGCATTGCATATGTGTTAGTGAGTTGGCTCCTAAGGAGTCTTGGtagtaaacaacaaaaacaaaaactgcttTAA
- the LOC105231257 gene encoding UDP-glucosyltransferase 2-like isoform X1 has protein sequence MELKVLNSLIILTTLMTVLAPAIEAAKILAVYVYPGKSHFMMHRVLISELVKHGHEITMITAYTLAPLRLGSNYTEILIEPVYDYRKDGNVVTGSNTMFDMSNNDITDFTNMMQAICLGSTKHALKQPKVQAIINAKQTRGVYDLLLVQQFYQDAFLALAHIYNVPVVSTATFAKEHYMSQMFGVVTPWSYVPHGSLPLTDRMNFWQRLQNAYHILNTDYSREFKYFPRVDALIAKYFGHLPIKFPSASAMDKNLSAILINNYTPLSTPSPTMDNMINVGGMHIYPPKALPAELQTFLDEAEHGAIYFSLGSQVESKDMPAEKLRLFLDVFCSLQQRVLWKFENESITNLPPNVMVKKWMPQSDILAHPNVRVFITHGGLLGTQEGVHYAVPMLGMPFYLDQHLNLKKAELGGYAVTLDFHTITRESLQAGLLQLLHNNTYRDNIKRISNIFHDRPMGARETALYWIDYVIRHKGASHLRAAGLDLKWYQFYLLDVVALCLAVALLLLGISFVLMRWLLRSLGSKQQKQKLL, from the exons atg gaaCTCAAAGTTCTCAACAGCTTAATAATACTAACAACACTGATGACTGTCTTAGCGCCCGCCATTGAAGCCGCCAAAATACTAGCGGTATATGTATATCCGGGCAAAAGTCACTTTATGATGCATCGCGTGCTGATAAGCGAGTTGGTGAAGCATGGCCATGAG ATAACCATGATAACGGCTTACACGCTGGCGCCGCTACGTCTGGGCAGCAATTATACAGAGATACTCATCGAACCGGTTTACGATTATCGAAAGGACG GAAACGTTGTCACCGGCAGCAACACCATGTTCGACATGTCAAACAATGACATAACGGACTTTACGAATATGATGCAAGCGATTTGCTTGGGCAGCACCAAACACGCGCTCAAACAACCGAAGGTGCAAGCGATCATTAATGCCAAACAAACGCGGGGCGTCTACGATCTCTTGCTGGTCCAACAGTTCTATCAGGACGCCTTCCTCGCTTTGGCGCATATTTACAATGTGCCGGTGGTGAGCACTGCCACCTTCGCCAAGGAGCATTATATGAGTCAGATGTTCGGTGTAGTAACGCCGTGGTCGTATGTGCCGCATGGCTCACTGCCACTTACGGATCGCATGAACTTTTGGCAACGTCTGCAAAATGCTTATCACATACTGAATACCGATTACAGTCGCGAGTTTAAATACTTTCCGAGGGTGGACGCGTTGATCGCGAAGTACTTTGGACATTTGCCAA TTAAGTTCCCCAGCGCCTCGGCCATGGATAAGAATCTCTCCGCCATACTGATCAACAACTATACACCACTATCAACCCCCAGTCCAACCATGGACAATATGATCAATGTGGGCGGCATGCATATATATCCACCCAAAGCCCTGCCCGCTGAGTTGCAGACATTTTTAGACGAAGCTGAGCATGGCGCCATCTACTTCAGCTTGGGCAGTCAAGTGGAGAGTAAGGATATGCCAGCTGAGAAACTGCGTCTCTTCCTCGATGTCTTCTGCAGCTTGCAACAGCGTGTGCTgtggaagttcgaaaatgaGAGCATCACAAATTTGCCACCGAATGTTATGGTGAAAAAGTGGATGCCACAGAGTGACATACTGGCACACCCCAATGTACGCGTATTCATCACGCATGGCGGTTTACTGGGCACACAGGAGGGTGTGCACTACGCGGTGCCTATGCTGGGCATGCCCTTCTACCTCGATCAG CACCTCAATTTGAAGAAGGCGGAGCTGGGTGGCTACGCTGTAACACTGGACTTCCACACGATCACGCGCGAGTCTCTGCAGGCTGGTCTGCTGCAATTGCTGCACAACAACACATATCGTGACAACATTAAAAGGATATCAAACATCTTCCACGATCGTCCAATGGGCGCACGTGAGACTGCGCTCTACTGGATCGATTACGTCATACGTCACAAGGGCGCTTCGCATCTGCGCGCTGCCGGCTTGGATTTGAAGTGGTATCAATTCTATCTGCTGGACGTGGTTGCTCTCTGTTTGGCTGTCGCATTATTGTTGCTGGGCATTTCATTTGTGTTAATGCGTTGGCTACTAAGGAGTCTTGGtagtaaacaacaaaaacaaaaactgctttag
- the LOC105231237 gene encoding UDP-glycosyltransferase UGT5 isoform X1, which translates to MELKALNSLFILTTLMTILAPAIDAAKILAVYVYPGKSHFMMHRVLISELVKHGHEVTMITAYTLAPLRLGSNYTEILIEPVYDYRKDGNGNTGSNTIFDMSNNDITDFMNMMKAICIGSTEHALKQPKVQAIINAEQTQGVYDLLLVEQFYQDAFLALAHIYNVPVVSTATFAKEHYMSQMFGVVTPWSYVPHGSLPLTDRMSFWQRLQNAYHILNTDYSREFKYFPKVDALIAKYFGHLPIKFPSASAMDKNLSAILINNYTPLSTAGPTMDNMVNVGGMHIYPPKALPSELQTFLDEAEHGAIYFSLGSQVESKDMPAEKLRLFLDVFCGLQQRVLWKFENESITNLPPNVMVKKWMPQSDILAHPNVRVFITHGGLLGTQEGVHYAVPMLGMPFYCDQHLNLKKAELGGYAVTLDFHTLTRESLQAGLLQLLHNNTYRDNIRRISNIFHDRPMGARETALYWIDYVIRHKGAPHLRAAGLDLKWYQFYLLDVVALCLAAALLLLSIAYVLVSWLLRSLGSKQQKQKLL; encoded by the exons ATG gaACTCAAAGCTCTTAATAGCTTATTCATACTAACAACACTAATGACGATCTTAGCGCCCGCCATTGATGCCGCCAAAATACTAGCGGTATATGTATATCCGGGCAAAAGTCACTTTATGATGCATCGCGTGCTGATAAGCGAGTTGGTGAAGCATGGCCATGAG GTAACCATGATAACGGCTTACACGCTGGCGCCGCTACGTCTGGGCAGCAATTATACAGAGATACTCATCGAACCGGTTTACGATTATCGAAAGGACG GCAATGGTAACACCGGCAGCAACACTATATTCGATATGTCAAACAATGACATAACGGACTTTATGAATATGATGAAAGCGATTTGCATCGGCAGCACTGAACATGCGCTCAAACAGCCGAAGGTGCAAGCAATCATTAATGCCGAACAAACACAGGGTGTCTACGATCTCTTGCTGGTCGAACAGTTCTATCAGGATGCCTTCCTCGCTTTGGCCCACATTTACAATGTGCCGGTGGTGAGCACTGCCACCTTCGCCAAGGAGCATTATATGAGTCAGATGTTCGGTGTAGTAACGCCGTGGTCGTATGTGCCGCATGGCTCACTGCCACTCACGGATCGCATGAGCTTCTGGCAGCGTCTGCAGAATGCCTATCACATACTGAATACCGATTACAGTCGCGAGTTTAAATACTTTCCGAAGGTGGACGCGTTGATCGCGAAGTACTTTGGACATTTGCCAA TTAAGTTCCCCAGCGCCTCCGCCATGGATAAGAATCTCTCCGCCATACTGATTAACAACTACACACCGTTATCAACTGCCGGTCCAACCATGGACAATATGGTTAATGTGGGCGGCATGCATATATATCCACCCAAAGCCCTGCCATCTGAGTTGCAGACCTTTTTAGACGAAGCTGAGCATGGCGCCATCTACTTCAGCTTGGGCAGTCAAGTGGAGAGTAAGGATATGCCAGCTGAGAAATTGCGTCTCTTCCTCGATGTCTTTTGCGGCTTGCAACAGCGTGTGCTGTGGAAATTCGAAAATGAGAGCATCACAAATTTGCCACCGAATGTTATGGTGAAAAAGTGGATGCCACAGAGTGACATActggcacaccctaatgtacgcGTATTCATCACGCACGGCGGTTTACTTGGCACACAGGAAGGTGTGCACTACGCAGTGCCTATGCTGGGCATGCCCTTCTACTGCGATCAG CACCTCAATTTGAAGAAGGCGGAGCTGGGCGGCTACGCTGTAACACTGGATTTTCACACGCTCACGCGTGAATCTCTGCAGGCTGGTCTGCTGCAATTGCTGCACAACAACACATATCGTGACAACATTAGAAGAATATCAAACATCTTCCACGATCGTCCAATGGGCGCACGTGAGACTGCGCTCTACTGGATCGATTACGTCATACGCCACAAGGGCGCACCGCATCTGCGCGCTGCCGGCTTGGATTTGAAGTGGTATCAATTCTATCTGCTGGACGTGGTTGCTCTCTGTTTGGCTGCCGCTTTATTGTTGCTAAGCATTGCATATGTGTTAGTGAGTTGGCTCCTAAGGAGTCTTGGtagtaaacaacaaaaacaaaaactgcttTAA
- the LOC105231237 gene encoding UDP-glycosyltransferase UGT5 isoform X3, whose product MELKALNSLFILTTLMTILAPAIDAAKILAVYVYPGKSHFMMHRVLISELVKHGHEVTMITAYTLAPLRLGSNYTEILIEPVYDYRKDGNGNTGSNTIFDMSNNDITDFMNMMKAICIGSTEHALKQPKVQAIINAEQTQGVYDLLLVEQFYQDAFLALAHIYNVPVVSTATFAKEHYMSQMFGVVTPWSYVPHGSLPLTDRMSFWQRLQNAYHILNTDYSREFKYFPKVDALIAKYFGHLPIKFPSASAMDKNLSAILINNYTPLSTAGPTMDNMVNVGGMHIYPPKALPSELQTFLDEAEHGAIYFSLGSQVESKDMPAEKLRLFLDVFCGLQQRVLWKFENESITNLPPNVMVKKWMPQSDILAHPNVRVFITHGGLLGTQEGVHYAVPMLGMPFYCDQHLNLKKAELGGYAVTLDFHTLTRESLQAGLLQLLHNNTYRDNIRRISNIFHDRPMGARETALYWIDYVIRHKGAPHLRAAGLDLKWYQFYLLDVVALCLAAALLLLSIAYVLVSWLLRSLGSKQQKQKLL is encoded by the exons gaACTCAAAGCTCTTAATAGCTTATTCATACTAACAACACTAATGACGATCTTAGCGCCCGCCATTGATGCCGCCAAAATACTAGCGGTATATGTATATCCGGGCAAAAGTCACTTTATGATGCATCGCGTGCTGATAAGCGAGTTGGTGAAGCATGGCCATGAG GTAACCATGATAACGGCTTACACGCTGGCGCCGCTACGTCTGGGCAGCAATTATACAGAGATACTCATCGAACCGGTTTACGATTATCGAAAGGACG GCAATGGTAACACCGGCAGCAACACTATATTCGATATGTCAAACAATGACATAACGGACTTTATGAATATGATGAAAGCGATTTGCATCGGCAGCACTGAACATGCGCTCAAACAGCCGAAGGTGCAAGCAATCATTAATGCCGAACAAACACAGGGTGTCTACGATCTCTTGCTGGTCGAACAGTTCTATCAGGATGCCTTCCTCGCTTTGGCCCACATTTACAATGTGCCGGTGGTGAGCACTGCCACCTTCGCCAAGGAGCATTATATGAGTCAGATGTTCGGTGTAGTAACGCCGTGGTCGTATGTGCCGCATGGCTCACTGCCACTCACGGATCGCATGAGCTTCTGGCAGCGTCTGCAGAATGCCTATCACATACTGAATACCGATTACAGTCGCGAGTTTAAATACTTTCCGAAGGTGGACGCGTTGATCGCGAAGTACTTTGGACATTTGCCAA TTAAGTTCCCCAGCGCCTCCGCCATGGATAAGAATCTCTCCGCCATACTGATTAACAACTACACACCGTTATCAACTGCCGGTCCAACCATGGACAATATGGTTAATGTGGGCGGCATGCATATATATCCACCCAAAGCCCTGCCATCTGAGTTGCAGACCTTTTTAGACGAAGCTGAGCATGGCGCCATCTACTTCAGCTTGGGCAGTCAAGTGGAGAGTAAGGATATGCCAGCTGAGAAATTGCGTCTCTTCCTCGATGTCTTTTGCGGCTTGCAACAGCGTGTGCTGTGGAAATTCGAAAATGAGAGCATCACAAATTTGCCACCGAATGTTATGGTGAAAAAGTGGATGCCACAGAGTGACATActggcacaccctaatgtacgcGTATTCATCACGCACGGCGGTTTACTTGGCACACAGGAAGGTGTGCACTACGCAGTGCCTATGCTGGGCATGCCCTTCTACTGCGATCAG CACCTCAATTTGAAGAAGGCGGAGCTGGGCGGCTACGCTGTAACACTGGATTTTCACACGCTCACGCGTGAATCTCTGCAGGCTGGTCTGCTGCAATTGCTGCACAACAACACATATCGTGACAACATTAGAAGAATATCAAACATCTTCCACGATCGTCCAATGGGCGCACGTGAGACTGCGCTCTACTGGATCGATTACGTCATACGCCACAAGGGCGCACCGCATCTGCGCGCTGCCGGCTTGGATTTGAAGTGGTATCAATTCTATCTGCTGGACGTGGTTGCTCTCTGTTTGGCTGCCGCTTTATTGTTGCTAAGCATTGCATATGTGTTAGTGAGTTGGCTCCTAAGGAGTCTTGGtagtaaacaacaaaaacaaaaactgcttTAA
- the LOC105231237 gene encoding UDP-glycosyltransferase UGT5 isoform X4 has protein sequence MTALAPTIEGAKILAVYVYPGKSHFMMHRVLISELVKHGHEVTMITAYTLAPLRLGSNYTEILIEPVYDYRKDGNGNTGSNTIFDMSNNDITDFMNMMKAICIGSTEHALKQPKVQAIINAEQTQGVYDLLLVEQFYQDAFLALAHIYNVPVVSTATFAKEHYMSQMFGVVTPWSYVPHGSLPLTDRMSFWQRLQNAYHILNTDYSREFKYFPKVDALIAKYFGHLPIKFPSASAMDKNLSAILINNYTPLSTAGPTMDNMVNVGGMHIYPPKALPSELQTFLDEAEHGAIYFSLGSQVESKDMPAEKLRLFLDVFCGLQQRVLWKFENESITNLPPNVMVKKWMPQSDILAHPNVRVFITHGGLLGTQEGVHYAVPMLGMPFYCDQHLNLKKAELGGYAVTLDFHTLTRESLQAGLLQLLHNNTYRDNIRRISNIFHDRPMGARETALYWIDYVIRHKGAPHLRAAGLDLKWYQFYLLDVVALCLAAALLLLSIAYVLVSWLLRSLGSKQQKQKLL, from the exons GTAACCATGATAACGGCTTACACGCTGGCGCCGCTACGTCTGGGCAGCAATTATACAGAGATACTCATCGAACCGGTTTACGATTATCGAAAGGACG GCAATGGTAACACCGGCAGCAACACTATATTCGATATGTCAAACAATGACATAACGGACTTTATGAATATGATGAAAGCGATTTGCATCGGCAGCACTGAACATGCGCTCAAACAGCCGAAGGTGCAAGCAATCATTAATGCCGAACAAACACAGGGTGTCTACGATCTCTTGCTGGTCGAACAGTTCTATCAGGATGCCTTCCTCGCTTTGGCCCACATTTACAATGTGCCGGTGGTGAGCACTGCCACCTTCGCCAAGGAGCATTATATGAGTCAGATGTTCGGTGTAGTAACGCCGTGGTCGTATGTGCCGCATGGCTCACTGCCACTCACGGATCGCATGAGCTTCTGGCAGCGTCTGCAGAATGCCTATCACATACTGAATACCGATTACAGTCGCGAGTTTAAATACTTTCCGAAGGTGGACGCGTTGATCGCGAAGTACTTTGGACATTTGCCAA TTAAGTTCCCCAGCGCCTCCGCCATGGATAAGAATCTCTCCGCCATACTGATTAACAACTACACACCGTTATCAACTGCCGGTCCAACCATGGACAATATGGTTAATGTGGGCGGCATGCATATATATCCACCCAAAGCCCTGCCATCTGAGTTGCAGACCTTTTTAGACGAAGCTGAGCATGGCGCCATCTACTTCAGCTTGGGCAGTCAAGTGGAGAGTAAGGATATGCCAGCTGAGAAATTGCGTCTCTTCCTCGATGTCTTTTGCGGCTTGCAACAGCGTGTGCTGTGGAAATTCGAAAATGAGAGCATCACAAATTTGCCACCGAATGTTATGGTGAAAAAGTGGATGCCACAGAGTGACATActggcacaccctaatgtacgcGTATTCATCACGCACGGCGGTTTACTTGGCACACAGGAAGGTGTGCACTACGCAGTGCCTATGCTGGGCATGCCCTTCTACTGCGATCAG CACCTCAATTTGAAGAAGGCGGAGCTGGGCGGCTACGCTGTAACACTGGATTTTCACACGCTCACGCGTGAATCTCTGCAGGCTGGTCTGCTGCAATTGCTGCACAACAACACATATCGTGACAACATTAGAAGAATATCAAACATCTTCCACGATCGTCCAATGGGCGCACGTGAGACTGCGCTCTACTGGATCGATTACGTCATACGCCACAAGGGCGCACCGCATCTGCGCGCTGCCGGCTTGGATTTGAAGTGGTATCAATTCTATCTGCTGGACGTGGTTGCTCTCTGTTTGGCTGCCGCTTTATTGTTGCTAAGCATTGCATATGTGTTAGTGAGTTGGCTCCTAAGGAGTCTTGGtagtaaacaacaaaaacaaaaactgcttTAA